One genomic segment of Clostridium saccharoperbutylacetonicum N1-4(HMT) includes these proteins:
- a CDS encoding ACT domain-containing protein codes for MINTNSYLIELHVRNHAGVMSHITGLFARRAFNLEGILCAQIGDGSTSKMYLLVKNDFVLDQIIKQLEKLYDVLDVTLHQDYDQSVFENLDKVLKLNTNGDNL; via the coding sequence ATGATTAACACTAATTCTTATTTAATTGAATTACATGTTAGAAACCATGCTGGAGTGATGAGTCATATTACAGGCTTATTTGCTAGACGTGCTTTTAACCTTGAAGGAATATTATGTGCTCAAATTGGTGATGGTTCAACTAGTAAAATGTATTTATTAGTAAAAAATGATTTTGTATTAGATCAAATTATAAAGCAACTTGAAAAACTTTATGATGTCCTTGATGTAACTCTTCATCAAGATTATGATCAATCTGTATTTGAAAATCTTGATAAAGTTTTGAAATTAAATACAAATGGTGATAATTTATAA
- the ilvB gene encoding biosynthetic-type acetolactate synthase large subunit, with amino-acid sequence MKYSGAEIVIKLLENEGVEYIAGIPGGFNLPLYDALYKSKIKHILARHEQGAGFIAQGISRSTNKVGVCFATSGPGATNLLTAIADAKLDSIPLVAITGQVPLSAIGTDAFQEVDAYGLTIPITKHNFLIRDINDLFTVIKEAFKIALDGRPGPVLIDIPKNIQTQIIEVEDFSNETQQLDGLCERKNLKGSTLFCMAELINKSRKPIIYAGGGVINSNASNNLYELAKKGNIPVALSLMGLDAYPSNDELSLGMIGMHGAPYTNYLFNEADLILALGVRFDDRATGNIEKFCPNASIIHIDIDPSEINKVKSSSLSMVANIKDFLEDILPEIEDKSRRGWIERVKCFKEKYPLPSYDNDLHPANIIPYIGIKVPRDTIIATDVGQHQMWVAQRYPFSSPRTLLTSSGLGTMGFGLPVAIGAALMNTDKTILCFSGDGSILMNIQELATLADLDLNVKIIILNNHHLGLVRQQQQLIYNEHYIASSFISNPDFKIIAEGFGINSCDLASETNPLEKLGEILEAKGPWLINIPINETENILPMVPPGKSNIEMIGGVKFND; translated from the coding sequence TTGAAATATAGTGGTGCGGAAATTGTTATAAAACTTTTAGAAAATGAAGGTGTAGAATATATTGCAGGAATTCCAGGTGGATTTAATCTTCCATTATATGATGCTTTATATAAAAGTAAAATCAAACATATATTAGCGCGACATGAACAAGGCGCGGGCTTTATTGCACAAGGAATTTCAAGAAGTACTAATAAGGTGGGCGTATGTTTTGCAACATCTGGACCTGGAGCAACTAACCTATTAACAGCTATTGCAGATGCAAAACTTGATTCAATCCCATTAGTTGCTATAACTGGTCAAGTACCATTATCAGCAATTGGTACAGATGCTTTTCAAGAAGTTGATGCATATGGATTAACTATTCCAATAACAAAACATAATTTTTTAATTAGAGATATTAATGATTTATTTACTGTAATTAAGGAAGCTTTTAAAATAGCTTTAGATGGAAGACCAGGACCTGTATTAATTGATATTCCTAAAAATATTCAGACACAAATCATTGAAGTAGAAGATTTCTCTAACGAAACTCAACAACTTGATGGCTTGTGTGAGCGAAAAAATTTAAAAGGCTCTACTCTATTTTGTATGGCTGAATTAATTAATAAGTCTAGGAAACCAATTATTTATGCTGGTGGAGGTGTTATTAATTCTAATGCTTCAAACAATTTATATGAATTAGCTAAAAAGGGTAATATTCCTGTTGCTTTAAGTCTTATGGGATTAGATGCGTATCCTAGTAATGATGAATTAAGTCTTGGAATGATTGGAATGCATGGAGCTCCTTATACTAATTATTTGTTTAATGAAGCTGACTTAATTTTAGCTCTAGGTGTAAGATTTGATGATCGTGCAACAGGAAATATTGAAAAATTTTGCCCTAATGCTTCTATAATTCACATTGATATAGATCCGTCAGAAATTAATAAAGTTAAATCAAGCAGTTTATCAATGGTTGCAAATATTAAAGATTTCTTAGAAGATATTTTGCCTGAAATTGAGGACAAATCAAGGCGTGGTTGGATTGAAAGGGTTAAGTGTTTTAAAGAAAAATATCCGTTACCTTCTTATGACAATGATTTACATCCAGCAAATATAATACCTTATATTGGTATTAAGGTTCCTAGAGATACAATTATTGCCACAGATGTAGGACAACATCAAATGTGGGTTGCACAAAGATATCCATTCAGTTCTCCGAGAACCCTTCTAACATCTAGTGGCTTAGGTACTATGGGATTTGGTCTTCCAGTTGCTATAGGCGCAGCCTTGATGAATACAGATAAAACCATACTTTGCTTTAGTGGTGATGGTTCTATATTAATGAATATTCAAGAACTTGCTACCTTAGCAGATTTAGATTTAAATGTAAAAATAATAATTTTAAATAACCATCACTTAGGATTAGTTCGTCAGCAGCAACAGCTTATTTATAATGAACATTATATTGCATCAAGTTTTATTTCAAATCCGGATTTTAAAATTATTGCAGAAGGTTTTGGAATAAATTCATGTGATTTGGCTAGTGAAACAAATCCTTTAGAAAAATTAGGAGAAATTTTAGAAGCTAAAGGACCTTGGTTAATAAATATTCCAATTAATGAAACAGAAAATATTCTTCCAATGGTTCCCCCAGGAAAATCAAATATTGAAATGATCGGTGGTGTAAAATTTAATGATTAA